Proteins from one Porites lutea chromosome 3, jaPorLute2.1, whole genome shotgun sequence genomic window:
- the LOC140930817 gene encoding uncharacterized protein — protein sequence MVQYFAVLLILCISGASMGANTSPQQQNTANLKDLCEKSILGHGFPGVPGSNGMPGMPGIPGPQGPQGREGAKGQIGDKGSQGTPGRRGDRGREGPPGKSGPHGIKGIKGETGLVGMKGERGIIGNQGRKGDKGEKGESAKASQASVVPQTNWKQCVWKSKSHTNNGRIEGCAFNKLKSDSALKVSFQGNMRVSGDNQCNRWYFKFNGNECSGPMTIEAAVYNDWTSENPNLLHHRSFEGYCENIPQGAVRVELWVGQCGGHTLGSAETGWESVSRIMIEEVSRPQS from the exons ATGGTTCAGTATTTCGCTGTTTTGTTGATTCTCTGTATTTCTGGGGCATCAATGGGAGCAAACACCTCACCTCAGCAACAAAACACTGCAAATTTAAAAGACTTATGCGAG aaATCTATCCTGGGTCATGGTTTTCCCGGCGTTCCAGGGTCAAATGGCATGCCTGGAATGCCGGGCATTCCGGGGCCGCAAGGACCCCAGGGAAGGGAAGGTGCGAAAGGACAGATCGGTGATAAGGGATCGCAAGGAACGCCGGGTCGAAGAGGAGACAGAGGGCGCGAAGGGCCCCCTGGGAAGAGTGGACCCCATGGAATAAAAGGCATAAAAGGTGAAACGGGACTGGTGGGAATGAAAGGAGAGCGAGGCATTATAGGAAATCAAGGGAGAAAAGGAGAcaaaggagagaaaggagaaagcGCCAAAGCAAGTCAAGCAAGTGTAGTACCACAAACCAACTGGAAACAATGTGTGTGGAAATCAAAAAGCCATACTAATAACGGAAGGATTGAG GGGTGTGCTTTTAACAAATTGAAGTCTGATTCAGCGCTCAAAGTCTCATTCCAGGGAAACATGAGGGTCTCTGGTGATAATCAGTGTAATCGGTGGTATTTCAAGTTCAATGGAAACGAATGTAGTGGACCAATGACGATTGAGGCTGCTGTTTACAACGACTGGACATCAGAGAACCCTAATCTGTTGCATCATCGGTCCTTTGAGGGATACTGTGAAAACATTCCACAAGGGGCAGTTAGAGTGGAATTATGGGTAGGACAGTGCGGTGGCCACACCCTGGGTAGTGCCGAAACTGGGTGGGAGTCAGTGTCCCGGATAATGATAGAAGAAGTATCTAGGCCCCAGTCCTAA